A portion of the Tenacibaculum todarodis genome contains these proteins:
- a CDS encoding Ig-like domain-containing protein → MKAHIIINFIANKKALLILCFFMLVVFNTNAQLIPATNGRTNPCGDCVPNGWSDNGGTPDVSNKDVVAGTGGGLGAGQAWTNAPLTLPPNGHTTWITVRDVGTLTGEEAVGTTITGLTIGETYEVIIYSMSALAPTYSPKYIDYYQYQIQGFSEVNVTPVTREIWQTNRARFVATNTSRTFEFTPGNNMGNSTANLESVNISVSLNAINKAPNADDNSATTAINTTTVFNIVSTDSDSDGNIVNSTVDLNTSTPGIQNTNSTTEGNWSVDSSGNVTFIPNSNFLGAATLNYTVNDDYSLDGNSVPATSNPATLTVTVLPDNDGDGILDTVDEDDDNDGILDAIELGTCNTNNSTLNWDNEYIEGGNSFTSGQDPIATNPSLTINGTKIKLSRTTTGTLNTQEYRINDFYTTNPSYTLLQSSVTNSYSIHTFEFTEAIYNLGFTIYDLDKDINFTDNVQLVITKIDGTTHTLTVSEYILNGQTHTSPNTFTGTGSDTNANLIISGIKAWVSKIDVLFKNVDTTPSNNHGIGIGSFNFCNTPLDTDNDGTPDYKDLDSDNDGCSDALEAGTTTNQTTNYQFPSNDVSSTGVPNTAASSNNTGAFQDPNVKSCNCPFASGIDTDNDGIDDVCDLDDDNDGILDSNECTILSFQTGINPTPINGATTNNAQVGNVFFYSNAISDGNALNYDLRLEILSKNHAIEVTSDVTIKMPNHVANANEYVTYNVAVVEAGSVTNTTPNGIPVTLTNVTTGNYDIDASGGQNYSDIGGVSTNSGAEQNVSTVGNNVEFFTNPNYPTGFDTIRLKTFGTNNNDTFNENNALITNYNNFQNETYLFGINGPAASTERAAWFNLTGFICQDTDNDTIPDNLDTDSDNDGCPDAVEANGSFIVSQLTTLTGGSNGVDSSLLNFGITVNNTEGSANYGVPIADANGLDISTDTPQDTTPAGLDKDDTSACVTDVDLSLTKTVNKAIVKVGDTIVYTLTVKNDGPSDATGVQVTDVLPSGVTYNSTGTGTVIPSGTTYNDALTPNIWNIGNVAVNQTIILQLEVTVNGAGTITNTSEITHGDQPDTDSVPNNSK, encoded by the coding sequence ATGAAAGCTCATATAATTATCAATTTTATAGCAAATAAAAAGGCATTATTAATATTATGTTTTTTCATGTTAGTTGTATTCAATACTAATGCTCAATTAATTCCTGCAACAAATGGACGTACAAATCCTTGTGGTGATTGTGTTCCAAACGGTTGGTCAGATAATGGAGGCACACCAGATGTTTCGAATAAAGATGTTGTAGCTGGTACTGGTGGGGGATTAGGTGCTGGACAGGCTTGGACAAATGCTCCGTTAACATTACCTCCTAATGGACATACAACATGGATTACAGTAAGAGATGTTGGTACACTTACAGGTGAAGAGGCCGTAGGAACAACTATTACAGGTCTTACCATTGGTGAAACTTATGAAGTAATAATATATTCTATGTCTGCGTTAGCGCCTACTTATAGTCCTAAATACATTGATTACTACCAATATCAAATTCAAGGCTTTTCAGAAGTAAATGTTACACCTGTAACTCGAGAGATTTGGCAGACTAATAGAGCTAGATTTGTTGCTACAAATACCAGTAGAACTTTCGAATTTACACCTGGAAATAATATGGGAAATAGCACAGCTAATTTAGAATCCGTAAATATTTCTGTATCTCTTAATGCAATAAACAAAGCACCAAATGCTGATGACAATTCAGCTACTACAGCTATAAATACAACTACAGTTTTTAATATTGTTAGTACGGATTCTGATTCTGATGGTAACATAGTAAATTCTACGGTAGACTTAAATACATCAACTCCAGGAATACAGAACACAAACTCGACAACCGAAGGTAATTGGAGTGTGGATAGTTCTGGAAATGTAACATTTATCCCAAATTCAAATTTTCTTGGAGCGGCAACATTAAATTATACTGTTAATGATGATTATAGTTTAGATGGGAATTCTGTACCTGCAACATCTAATCCAGCTACTTTGACTGTAACTGTATTACCTGATAACGATGGAGATGGAATTTTAGACACTGTAGACGAGGATGATGATAATGACGGAATTTTGGACGCAATAGAATTAGGAACTTGTAACACTAATAACTCTACTTTAAATTGGGATAACGAATATATTGAAGGCGGTAACAGTTTTACCTCTGGTCAAGACCCAATTGCAACAAATCCTAGTTTAACAATTAATGGAACAAAAATAAAGTTATCAAGAACAACTACAGGTACATTAAATACACAGGAATATAGAATAAACGATTTTTACACAACAAACCCAAGTTATACTTTATTACAAAGCTCTGTTACAAATAGCTATTCGATACATACATTTGAATTTACTGAAGCCATATATAATCTTGGATTCACAATATATGATCTTGATAAAGATATTAATTTTACAGATAATGTTCAATTAGTAATTACAAAAATAGATGGAACAACACACACACTAACTGTTTCTGAATATATATTAAACGGTCAAACACACACATCTCCTAATACTTTTACAGGTACAGGATCAGACACCAATGCTAATCTTATTATTTCAGGTATTAAAGCTTGGGTTTCTAAAATAGATGTTCTATTTAAAAATGTAGATACTACACCTAGCAATAATCACGGTATAGGTATAGGTAGTTTTAATTTTTGTAATACTCCATTAGATACAGATAATGACGGAACTCCTGATTATAAAGATTTAGATTCTGATAATGATGGTTGTTCAGATGCATTAGAAGCTGGCACAACAACAAATCAAACCACAAATTATCAGTTTCCTTCTAACGATGTAAGCTCAACAGGTGTTCCAAATACAGCTGCGTCATCTAATAACACAGGTGCTTTTCAAGATCCAAACGTAAAGTCCTGTAATTGCCCATTTGCTTCAGGAATAGATACAGATAATGATGGAATAGATGACGTTTGTGATTTAGATGATGATAATGATGGTATTTTAGACTCCAATGAGTGTACTATTTTAAGTTTTCAAACAGGAATCAACCCTACTCCAATTAATGGAGCAACTACAAATAATGCTCAAGTAGGAAACGTATTTTTTTATTCCAACGCAATATCTGATGGTAATGCACTTAATTATGACCTTAGATTAGAAATTCTATCAAAGAACCATGCAATAGAAGTAACTTCAGATGTAACTATAAAGATGCCAAATCATGTAGCAAATGCAAATGAGTATGTTACTTATAATGTAGCAGTTGTGGAAGCTGGAAGTGTAACCAATACAACACCAAATGGTATACCCGTAACACTTACAAATGTAACAACTGGTAATTACGATATAGATGCTTCTGGAGGGCAAAATTATAGTGATATTGGAGGGGTTAGTACAAACTCTGGAGCTGAACAAAATGTGTCTACGGTAGGTAATAATGTAGAATTCTTTACCAATCCGAATTACCCAACAGGTTTTGATACGATACGGTTAAAAACATTTGGAACAAATAATAATGATACTTTTAATGAGAACAATGCTTTAATAACTAATTATAATAATTTTCAAAATGAAACTTATTTATTTGGTATAAATGGGCCAGCTGCAAGTACAGAAAGAGCTGCTTGGTTTAATTTAACAGGGTTTATATGTCAAGACACAGATAATGACACTATTCCTGATAATCTAGATACAGATAGTGACAATGATGGTTGTCCAGATGCGGTAGAAGCTAATGGTAGTTTTATCGTGTCTCAATTAACAACGTTAACAGGAGGTTCTAATGGTGTTGATAGTAGTTTATTGAATTTTGGTATAACTGTAAACAATACAGAAGGAAGTGCTAATTACGGAGTACCAATAGCAGATGCAAATGGTTTAGATATTTCAACAGACACACCGCAAGATACTACTCCCGCTGGTTTAGACAAAGATGACACATCTGCATGTGTTACGGATGTAGATTTAAGCTTAACGAAAACAGTAAATAAAGCAATTGTAAAAGTTGGAGATACAATAGTGTATACACTAACAGTAAAGAACGATGGACCATCAGATGCCACGGGAGTTCAAGTAACAGATGTATTACCTTCTGGTGTAACATATAATTCAACAGGAACTGGTACTGTAATTCCATCAGGAACAACTTACAATGATGCATTAACACCAAATATTTGGAATATTGGAAACGTTGCAGTTAACCAAACAATAATTTTGCAACTAGAAGTAACAGTTAACGGCGCTGGTACAATAACTAATACTTCCGAAATAACACACGGTGATCAGCCAGATACAGATTCCGTACCAAATAATAGTAAATAA
- a CDS encoding ribose-phosphate pyrophosphokinase codes for MTGQQLTPKIFACRQSIKLAEKIAKQYGAELGNVKVTPFSDGEFQPAFEESVRGRRVFIIGSTNPPGDNLMEMLLMLDAAKRASARHITAVMPYFGWARQDRKDKPRVAIGAKMVANLLQTAGATRIMTMDLHADQIQGFFEKPVDHLYASTIFLPYIKSLNLDNLTIASPDMGGSKRAYAYSKYLESDVVICYKQRTKANVIGHMELIGNVEGKNVILADDMIDTGGTLAKAAEIMMERGAKSVRAICTHPILSGGAYEKIQNSKLTELIVSDTIPLKQEISKIKVVSCAPLFADVMDKVQNNTSISDQFLM; via the coding sequence ATGACTGGACAACAGTTAACTCCAAAAATTTTTGCTTGTAGACAAAGCATAAAATTAGCTGAAAAAATAGCAAAACAATACGGTGCAGAACTTGGCAATGTAAAAGTAACTCCTTTTAGTGATGGTGAATTTCAACCAGCTTTTGAAGAATCTGTAAGAGGTAGACGTGTTTTTATCATTGGATCTACAAACCCTCCAGGAGACAACTTAATGGAAATGTTATTAATGTTAGACGCAGCAAAAAGAGCTTCAGCAAGACACATTACTGCTGTTATGCCTTATTTTGGGTGGGCACGTCAAGACAGAAAAGACAAACCTCGTGTTGCAATTGGCGCAAAGATGGTTGCAAATTTATTGCAAACTGCAGGAGCAACAAGAATTATGACCATGGATTTACACGCGGATCAAATTCAAGGATTCTTTGAAAAACCGGTAGATCATTTATATGCATCTACTATTTTTCTTCCCTATATAAAGTCTTTAAATTTAGACAATTTAACAATTGCTTCACCAGATATGGGTGGTTCAAAAAGAGCGTATGCATATTCTAAATACTTAGAAAGTGACGTAGTTATTTGTTACAAACAACGTACAAAAGCAAATGTTATCGGTCACATGGAATTAATTGGTAATGTAGAAGGTAAAAATGTAATTCTTGCTGATGACATGATTGATACTGGTGGAACATTAGCAAAGGCTGCTGAAATAATGATGGAAAGAGGAGCAAAATCAGTACGCGCAATTTGTACGCACCCAATACTTTCTGGTGGTGCCTATGAAAAAATTCAAAACTCTAAATTAACGGAGCTAATTGTTTCAGACACAATTCCTTTAAAACAAGAAATTTCTAAAATTAAAGTTGTATCTTGCGCGCCGTTATTTGCTGATGTGATGGACAAAGTTCAAAACAATACATCGATAAGTGACCAATTTTTAATGTAG